The Pygocentrus nattereri isolate fPygNat1 chromosome 2, fPygNat1.pri, whole genome shotgun sequence genome has a window encoding:
- the LOC119261542 gene encoding zinc finger protein 239-like, with translation MHSCNLLSQTHQEMPAKGIRHTAEIGEKVFRSTSTQKTSSTALHVNTPHKHPQKITIKERSCYCSECGKSFTTQSNLQTHRRIHTGEKPYHCSECGKSFIVQSHLQRHQRIHTGEKPYSCSDCGKSFTQQINLQTHQRTHTGEKPYHCSECGQSFNQQSHLSTHQRIHTGEKPFHCSECGKSFTERRTLQHHQRIHTGEKPYQCLECGKHFRENGALNKHQRIHTDVKPYNCSECGKGFALPSHLQFHQHIHTGQKPYHCSECGKSFTRHGGFQKHQRIHTGEKPYHCSECGQSFRESGTLRKHQRIHRRKKSVQSVGEASNVHI, from the coding sequence ATGCACAGTTGTAATTTACTGTCACAAACACATCAAGAAATGCCGGCAAAAGGAATTCGTCACACTGCAGAAATTGGGGAAAAGGTGTTCAGAAGCACCAGCACTCAGAAAACATCCTCCACTGCTCTCCATGTGAACACCCCTCACAAACATCCACAAAAGATTACAATCAAAGAAAGATCCTgctactgctcagagtgtggaaagagttttactaCACAGAGTAATCTACAAACACACCGACGtattcacacaggagaaaaaccgtatcactgctcagagtgtggaaagagtttcaTTGTACAAAGTCATCTTCaaagacaccagcgcattcacacaggagagaaaccgtattcctgctcagactgtgggaagagttttactcaacAGATCAATCTTCAAACACACCAGCGcactcacacaggagagaaaccgtatcactgctcagagtgtggacagagtttcAATCAGCAGAGTCACCTCAgtacacaccagcgcattcacacaggagagaaaccttTTCACTGCTCTGaatgtggaaagagttttactgaGAGACGTACTCTACAACaccaccagcgcattcacacaggagagaaaccgtatcagtgtTTGGAGTGTGGTAAGCATTTTAGGGAGAATGGTGCCCTCAAtaaacaccagcgcattcacacagatGTGAAACCATAtaactgctcagagtgtggaaagggTTTTGCTCTGCCGAGTCATCTCCAATTTCACCAGCATATTCACACAGGACAGAAaccatatcactgctcagagtgtgggaagagctttaCAAGGCATGGTGGTTTTCaaaaacaccagcgcatccacacaggagagaaaccgtatcactgctcagagtgtggacagagttttagAGAAAGTGGTACCCTCAGGAAACACCAGCGAATTCACAGAAGAAAGAAAtctgttcagagtgtgggagaAGCTTCAAACGTTCACATTTAa